TAGCTCAACATGATAAATGGATAGAAGATACAAGTCAATGGTGGCATTCTGATCCAGACTTTGTTTCTAACAGGGAGCTTATAGATTCGGAATTGTTGTAATTACTAATTAGTAGTATCTATTGTAAGGTTTCTGGGAAGGGTTTTGTATTTCCACTACTTTTTCATCTATGAATGAATTCAGGttatccttaaaaaaaaaaaaaaaaaaggaataaaaaacaTGAGTGAATCTCACTGAAACATATCCTTCAtactcgattttttttttttttcaatttcaacttaaaaaattataaatatatcagtttaattagaaaatatttaaaaattgtttttaacttaaaaaaatattttaacaatatgtCTAAGTTAGAAAAATCACTTTaactaaaactatttttaaaaaaatctattcaactTACAAAGTTTGGATGTTGATGAGCTGGTTAAGATAAGttaagttctttatgaatagtagtgagtcgAAAGGATGATGTGAGTTTTATGGAGcccacctaagatgagtttagatgcgtttagatattaaaatgagtttagaaatatttatgagaaattaaaaaaagttgtgagTCTCACATATAAAGTgatgttgagttaaaaaaaggttgtgggtcttATATGTAAagatattttgagttgagataagtttaataatttgagaatttagTGTATAGATATTAGACTCAGTTTAAAAGTAGATTaaattgagttgatcttagttaaGTCTAACAACCAAACGAACCGGCTAAAAATCACTTTAAAAAGCAATTCCAAATAGCGGGAAGGtgtgagatttaaaatacatagTTCACTCAGATTCCAAATGGTTTTGAGTTTTTCATGTTAAACTGGTGTTTAACATGGTTCTCCCACTAATCACAAATcttgttctatatatatatatatatatatatatatcatctctttctttctttctttcctttttttttttttttgtcggaTTTAAAGAGCAATTCATACCAATCCATACCAATATATATGTGATCGGCTATTATATATCCTGCATTCAGATCTTCCAATCCCAAATATTTTTTCCTGCATTTTTGTCACTCTTGCCTAGGGCCACAAATGAACAGAGCCGCTCGTGAACAATTCGAGATCGATTTGTATAAATTCGACTCGGACtcggttcatttaataaatgagttgttcgtgaacattaatattagttcgaatattaaacgagcaaaactcgtataatctcgactcgattcggtttaGGCTCGTGAACAATATTCATATAAACTCGATTAAACTCGTTTTGAGCTCGTCACAGTACTcgtaatatttatacatatatatatatatatttacatatatacttacatgtattcttttattatatatattttatacttatacatatattattttttatactttatatatatgttaagtaatatatatataaaataatatatgttgttagtttaagtttatgtataagtaacatgttttagtattttacaataataatgtattattgtaattaaatgtttataaaaataaacaactctaattgattgcgacactttcttaactaatcatattttaattatttggctatatttaatattatattaaggataattgaatactttaatattaaattaatagctttattatgtaattttttaaatgactttaatgtattaggcatttttgatgccatatgcatttttatttatttcactattagTAGTGACTAgtagtgaaattttttaattttttaatttttttcttattgattaaaaataataaaaaaattcttgacaaaaataaaaattttaattacattttagtttataattcaTGAttctatagaaaaataaaatagtacaatctcaaatatattagaatatttttccttttccttttagactgTTTAGCACCTAGCGGgtttagtttgtttattttccttattttgaattttggttATTTGCACGGCACTGTTCCCCAACAGCTCCTTGGTGGGACGTTTACGGCTTGAGAAGATGGATAGCCGTCGAGCTTCTCAGAAGTCAGACTGCAAAGCGAGAAAGCGTGCCATCTACAGACTTGAAATGTTCCAAACTTGCACGGTTCCAAACTCCAGTTCCTCAGATCATCAAGCAAGTACGGTTCCAGTTCCAGTTTCAGTTCCTCTGTTTCTTCGGTAGTTTTTGGATTGGTAAGAGGTACTGCTCTGTTTTAAGATGAAGGCTGAAGCTAACACAGTTACACAAACATCTCTATGTGATAGTGCTCTGTTTTAAGATGAAGCTAACACGTACGATGCTCTGTTTGGATTTCCTCTTTTCcctttatatttcttcctcattaATCTGATTTCCAGTGAAATATATCTAAGGAAAACAAAAGCAGAGGGTTTTGAAGCAGCGGATTCATCTTCTTTTGTAGATTGAGTgatcttcttcttattcttttcatcatcaACCGGAGCCAAAGCCAAGAGCCAAATCGTCTTAGAGGTAGAGCTTTTCTGATGGTGGCTGTTGGGCTTTGAAGAAGTAGAGCTTTCTTGTGGAGGCTACTGAGCTGCATACTTCACAGGTTTGAGAATGGCAtaaggagatttttttttttttaactcatccATTGTTATGCGTTGGCAAATTAAGAAGGTTCATGGATGTCTGATCTTTCTTAAGTTAacaaattttcattttgttttaagattcttAAGTTGGTATTTGATAATTCTTATAGCTTTACCTTTTCCATAATGATAAAACATTTGGATTTGCTTCTGCTGGTGTGAAGTTGGGGGggagatctggaacattggcttgAGCGAAGTGTCAAGCGAAGGTCTGCCGACACATTCtatctgagttcgctcgagcgcagtgtcgagcacgtgtcgagcgttcaactctgcctgagttcgctcgagcgcagtGTCGAACGTTCAACTCTGCTTGAGTTCGCGCTCAATGTCGGAATCGCTCGACACttgctcgacactgagctcgagcgaactcaggtagagttgaacgctcgacacttcgctcgagcgaactcaagcagagttgaacgctcgacacgacctcgacacttcgctcgagcaaactcaagcagagttgaacgctcgacacgcgctcgacactgcgctcgagcgaactcaggcagagttgaacgctcgacacgCTCTCGACACtgcgctcgagcgctctgttgagcgagggtcgagcgaagacatctgtttttatttttatttttatttttttactctaGCTATTTGTAGCTacattttcttcttaaaaaaatattaatctgcAATATTTGTGTCTAACATTGCCACTACTTgtctaaaattttttgtttagacatgtctaaacaagtaccaactGTTGAATGCTCATCTGCAAGTCCACTGGTAGAGATTGAAATTGATGGTATTACTGGTAGAGAAGAATTTAATGCTATAGAGTGTGATAGTAATGATGGGAATAATGAAGTTGATGGTATTATTGGTGGAGAAGAAAACCCAAGTGCCCCTATAGATCCCCAAAAATATGCATACCAAAGGAAGCTTAGGAAGAAAACTTCTGCagtttggaaagattttaaaatagtgGAGAAGAATGGTGTCAAGAAAGCTGAGTGTAACTTTTGCAAAGATCTCTtgtctatttcttcatcaagtTCTACAACTCACTTTCATAGGCACTTGACTAGTTGTCTTCCACACATAGCTGCTTCTAAGAGACAAAAGGTTTTGACTATTGACATGAAGGGTTTTGAATGTGTGAATCTTGTAAAAAATTTCTCGTATTATATGAAAAAGGTAAGAGAACTAGCTTCTCACATGATACTTTATCACGAGTATCCTTTTTCCATGATGGAACATGTGgtgtttaataaatttatgagaGCTAATACTCCTTATTGGCAAAAACTAAGTCGTACTACAGCTAGAAATGATTGTCAATCCACttatgagattgagaaaaagaaGTTGAAGACAATATTGAGAGGTGTGAATAAAGTCAGTATAACAACCGACATGTGGACTTCAGGTCAAAAGATCTCATATATGGTTATTACCTGTCATTTTGTTGATCCTGATTGGCATTTACAAAAAAGAgtcttaaatttttgtaatGTCCCACCACCATACAACGGGATTATTATTGCTGATGCTCTTCAAAAGTGTTTCATTGATTGGGGAATTGAGAACAAAGTATCTACAATAACAGTGGACAATGCTAGATATAATGATGTAGCTTTAAGGGTTCTCAAAGATGTTTTCAGTTTGAAAAAGAAGTTATCTATCGGGGGGCAGCTTTTTCATGTGCGTTGTTGCgcacatataacaaatttattgGTCAAAGATGGACTAAGTGAGATTGGTGAAATTGTCGACTGTGTTCGAGAAGGGGTGAAGTACTTGGTTGCATCAGAAGCTCGTATCAAGCAGTTTAGTGATATTGCAAAACAATTGCAATTACCAAGCAAGAAACTTTTTTtggatgttcctaccagatggaataGCACTTATCTAATGCTAGCTGCAGCCTTAGAATTTAGGGAAGTCTTTTCGAGATATGAAGATAGAGATCAAGGCTTTAATTATGTTCCAAGTGTTGAGGATTGGACCAAAGTGGAAAATGTCTGTCAAATTTTGGCAGTTTTTAATGAGGTTATAAACATTATCTCAGGAACTGAGTATCCAACTGCTAACTTATTCCTTCCTGAGGTATGGATAATAAAAGAGGTGTTGAACAAGAAGTCTCTTGACCTAAATGATTACATACGAGCAATGGTTGTGAagatgaatacaaaatttgataaatattagGGGG
This genomic window from Carya illinoinensis cultivar Pawnee chromosome 7, C.illinoinensisPawnee_v1, whole genome shotgun sequence contains:
- the LOC122316154 gene encoding zinc finger BED domain-containing protein RICESLEEPER 1-like, whose translation is MSKQVPTVECSSASPLVEIEIDGITGREEFNAIECDSNDGNNEVDGIIGGEENPSAPIDPQKYAYQRKLRKKTSAVWKDFKIVEKNGVKKAECNFCKDLLSISSSSSTTHFHRHLTSCLPHIAASKRQKVLTIDMKGFECVNLVKNFSYYMKKVRELASHMILYHEYPFSMMEHVVFNKFMRANTPYWQKLSRTTARNDCQSTYEIEKKKLKTILRGVNKVSITTDMWTSGQKISYMVITCHFVDPDWHLQKRVLNFCNVPPPYNGIIIADALQKCFIDWGIENKVSTITVDNARYNDVALRVLKDVFSLKKKLSIGGQLFHVRCCAHITNLLVKDGLSEIGEIVDCVREGVKYLVASEARIKQFSDIAKQLQLPSKKLFLDVPTRWNSTYLMLAAALEFREVFSRYEDRDQGFNYVPSVEDWTKVENVCQILAVFNEVINIISGTEYPTANLFLPEGECNLLMAVAAVLDPRFKMMLVQFCFSVIYLEPEATKNIDTILRILYELYDEYANDYNLANVESSGHENARDIGSSCSGSINVVGKNVMSVKSDLDVYLEEGVYICSEDSDLHFDALEWWKVNDLKYRILSKMARDILSIPITTVALESTFSAGGRVIDPYRASMSVETVEMLLCGADWVRILHGLKKSSNVDGDWHLASF